In Sulfuriferula plumbiphila, the genomic window GCATCGTATTTGACCTCAGCGCCAACGCCTTCCTGCATCACATGGTGCGCAACATCGTTGGTGCGCTGGTGTACGTGGGCAAAGGCCAGCATCCGCCGTACTGGGTGGCCGAGCTGCTGCAACAGCGCGACCGCAAGCTCGCCGCACCGACCTTCGCGCCGGATGGGTTATACTTGAGCGCCGTGCAATATGCTGAGGAATGGGGCTTGCCAACAGCACAACGCCTTGATTTATGAACTGATTTGTCCCATGCGAACCCGAATCAAGATCTGCGGCCTGACGCGCGTGACCGATGCTTTACACGCTGCCCGCTGCGGCGCGGATGCCATCGGCCTGGTGTTCTACCCGCCCAGTCCGCGTCATGTCACGCTGGAGCAGGCGCGCGCCATCGGCCGGGCGCTGCCCGCATTTGTTACCCGCGTCGCGCTGTTTGTGGATGCCGACCCGGCACAGGTGGGAACAGTGCTCGCCGGTCTGCGTCCCGACCTGCTGCAGTTCCACGGTGATGAATCGCCCGAATACTGCCGCCAGTTTGGTATGCCTTATATCAAGGCAGGGCGGGTCAGGGCAGGCTTGGATTTGGTACAATACGCGGCTCTATATGCGGATGCGCAGGGCTTGCTGCTGGATGCCTTCGTGCCCGGCCAGGCCGGCGGTACGGGACAATCGTTCGATTGGGCGCTTATCCCGGAAAACCTGCCGCTGCCGCTGATACTCTCCGGCGGACTGGAGCCGGAAAACGTGCGCCATGCGGTGCAAAGTGTGCATCCGTGGGCGGTGGACGTTTCCAGCGGCGTCGAGATAAGTAAAGGCATCAAGGACGCGGCGAAGGTTGTGCAATTCATTCAAGAGGTGAGCAATGCGGATCGGTGAACTCCCCGACGAACGCGGACATTTTGGTCCGTACGGCGGTATTTTCGTGGCAGAGACGCTGATTGCCGCGCTCGACGAGCTGCGTCGCGAATACGAACTGGCGCGCTGCGACGCTGCCTTCATGGCCGAATT contains:
- a CDS encoding phosphoribosylanthranilate isomerase, with translation MRTRIKICGLTRVTDALHAARCGADAIGLVFYPPSPRHVTLEQARAIGRALPAFVTRVALFVDADPAQVGTVLAGLRPDLLQFHGDESPEYCRQFGMPYIKAGRVRAGLDLVQYAALYADAQGLLLDAFVPGQAGGTGQSFDWALIPENLPLPLILSGGLEPENVRHAVQSVHPWAVDVSSGVEISKGIKDAAKVVQFIQEVSNADR